The following coding sequences lie in one Bifidobacterium sp. ESL0690 genomic window:
- a CDS encoding carboxymuconolactone decarboxylase family protein: MAKKQTAGHEQLGEFAPQFAHLNDDVLFGEVWSREDELSAHDRSMITVAAIIAMGATEQMDAHLNIGKANGITKEEIAAEITHLAFYVGWPKAWSAFNRAKKVWCDDETAEK; encoded by the coding sequence ATGGCCAAGAAGCAGACAGCAGGACATGAGCAGCTTGGCGAGTTCGCGCCGCAGTTCGCGCACTTGAACGATGATGTGCTTTTCGGTGAGGTGTGGAGCCGCGAGGACGAGCTTTCCGCGCATGACCGCTCGATGATTACCGTCGCCGCGATCATCGCGATGGGCGCCACTGAGCAGATGGACGCGCACCTCAATATCGGCAAGGCCAACGGCATCACCAAGGAAGAGATCGCCGCCGAAATCACTCATCTCGCCTTCTATGTCGGCTGGCCCAAGGCATGGTCCGCATTCAACCGCGCGAAGAAGGTGTGGTGCGATGACGAAACAGCTGAAAAATAA
- a CDS encoding MDR family MFS transporter, which translates to MVDQQSAKQKDGEQDTASSQPEPGQEGGGFTSSITSRQRGLMMAVLLLGSFTALMAETFLNNALPTIMNAFSVSQATAQWLTTAYLLVVGLMIPMSAWVFESFNLRTTFVTLMAVFFVGSIVCIFAPNFWVLLAGRIIEAIAAGGLMPFIQNVILMMFPPEKRGMAMGITGLVIGFGPAVGPTISGLILKVSSWKMLFIILAIASVITAILAVPLVRNLTSPHHSTTDVISFAESIFGFGLILYALSEVGNTGRITVTLAVLFIVGVVIMALFCVRQLKLSKPLLDIHVFGNARFNLCTLLSTISNIAMVGIELVLPLYLQTTRGESALASGLVMMPGALVMVICNPISGTLYDKLGIKKLSLFGFLMLLIGSVPMLWFSAKTSLFVIGLCYALRMVGISFTMMTTFTAGINLSSAHLTAHANAASSTVRQVGGSLGTALAMLVISLAATSQASAGKAAAQAIGYNWGFILMVIFAVIGLVASFFLPNADTEREAIAAESK; encoded by the coding sequence ATGGTAGATCAGCAATCGGCAAAACAGAAGGACGGGGAGCAAGATACTGCGTCTTCGCAACCTGAACCCGGGCAGGAAGGCGGCGGCTTCACTTCGTCGATCACCTCGAGGCAGCGCGGGCTGATGATGGCGGTGCTGCTGTTGGGATCGTTCACGGCACTTATGGCCGAGACGTTCTTGAACAACGCGCTGCCGACGATTATGAACGCATTTTCCGTGAGCCAAGCGACCGCGCAGTGGCTCACGACCGCCTATCTGCTGGTGGTCGGACTGATGATTCCGATGTCCGCGTGGGTGTTCGAGTCTTTTAATCTGCGCACCACGTTCGTTACTTTGATGGCCGTCTTCTTCGTCGGCTCGATCGTCTGTATTTTCGCGCCGAACTTCTGGGTGCTGCTCGCGGGCCGCATCATCGAGGCGATCGCGGCCGGCGGGCTCATGCCGTTCATCCAGAACGTCATTCTGATGATGTTCCCGCCCGAGAAGCGTGGCATGGCCATGGGTATCACCGGCCTGGTCATCGGTTTCGGACCGGCGGTCGGCCCCACCATTTCCGGCCTCATCCTCAAAGTCTCCAGCTGGAAGATGCTCTTTATTATTCTCGCCATCGCCAGCGTCATCACCGCGATTCTTGCCGTTCCGCTGGTGCGCAACCTCACCTCGCCGCACCACAGCACGACCGACGTCATCTCTTTCGCCGAGTCCATCTTCGGCTTCGGCCTCATCCTTTACGCGCTTTCCGAAGTCGGCAACACCGGCCGCATCACGGTGACGCTCGCGGTGCTCTTCATAGTCGGCGTGGTCATTATGGCGCTCTTCTGCGTCCGTCAGTTGAAGCTTTCCAAGCCGTTGCTCGACATCCACGTCTTCGGCAATGCCCGCTTCAACCTCTGCACCCTCTTAAGCACCATCAGCAACATCGCCATGGTCGGCATCGAACTGGTACTGCCGCTCTACCTGCAGACCACACGTGGCGAATCCGCGTTGGCCAGCGGCCTGGTGATGATGCCGGGCGCGCTCGTGATGGTGATCTGCAACCCGATTTCCGGCACGCTTTACGACAAGCTTGGTATCAAGAAGCTCTCACTCTTCGGCTTCCTGATGCTCCTGATCGGCTCGGTGCCGATGCTCTGGTTCAGCGCGAAAACAAGCCTGTTCGTGATCGGCCTCTGCTACGCGCTGCGCATGGTCGGCATCTCCTTCACGATGATGACCACGTTTACCGCCGGCATCAACCTGAGTTCCGCCCATCTCACCGCGCACGCAAACGCCGCTTCGTCCACGGTCCGTCAGGTCGGCGGTTCGCTGGGCACAGCGCTTGCGATGCTCGTCATCTCCTTGGCCGCGACTTCCCAAGCTTCTGCCGGCAAGGCCGCAGCCCAAGCCATCGGCTATAACTGGGGTTTCATCCTCATGGTCATCTTCGCCGTCATCGGCCTCGTCGCGTCGTTCTTTCTTCCCAATGCCGACACCGAGCGCGAGGCCATCGCCGCCGAGAGCAAGTGA
- a CDS encoding MarR family winged helix-turn-helix transcriptional regulator, which translates to MDMKDAEVDVTGADSLGPLIKVANTLIEKELNNRVASMFEGYSLTGPQITLMVYLHDAHGHTVTQREIADRFVLSHPTIRGIVKRLESAGLIKTSQLQTDRRQILLELTAEGRRLMDAHVDDIHTVMRQINTKITDGLGSAEQKKLVAALKRIVANFSE; encoded by the coding sequence ATGGATATGAAAGATGCGGAAGTCGACGTGACCGGAGCTGATAGTTTGGGGCCTCTGATCAAGGTGGCGAATACTTTGATTGAGAAGGAACTCAATAACCGTGTCGCTTCGATGTTCGAGGGATATAGCCTCACCGGGCCGCAGATTACATTGATGGTGTACCTGCACGACGCGCACGGGCATACAGTCACCCAGCGCGAGATTGCCGATCGGTTCGTGTTGAGCCATCCTACGATTCGGGGCATTGTCAAGAGGCTTGAGAGCGCGGGGCTTATCAAGACTTCTCAGCTGCAAACTGACCGGCGGCAGATTCTCCTCGAGCTCACCGCCGAGGGGCGGCGGTTGATGGATGCGCATGTCGACGATATTCACACGGTGATGAGGCAGATCAACACGAAGATTACCGATGGCTTGGGGAGCGCCGAGCAGAAGAAATTGGTTGCCGCGCTCAAGAGAATCGTCGCGAACTTCTCTGAATAA
- a CDS encoding LysR family transcriptional regulator: MQFQQLKYVIAVAEECNFTRAAERCLVGQSALSHQIRALEEELGVELFARTSRRVELTQAGEAFLPHAKECLKQMSAAKRSVATKAIEGSLTIGVISTATAIDFPEVLSRFHAVHPAVGISLQSGGSDTFIEQIRKGSMDVALLGVSADTDLHGLRKHELMRERLVAVLPVGHRLAGRRNLHLSELSGEPFIDFPAGGPGRRQTDLAFRKAGLTRTVAFEAMEVGLMVELAAHGLGIALLPPGSVPASPGIRAVQVIDGPTRVQYLAWSQYNSTAAAQAFVDDCISFADPLLSLSRSPKRD, encoded by the coding sequence ATGCAGTTCCAGCAATTGAAGTATGTCATTGCGGTGGCCGAAGAATGTAATTTCACCCGTGCGGCCGAGCGTTGCCTTGTCGGCCAATCGGCGCTCAGCCATCAGATTCGGGCTCTTGAGGAGGAACTGGGCGTCGAACTGTTCGCCCGCACCAGCCGCAGGGTCGAACTGACGCAAGCCGGTGAAGCGTTTCTGCCTCATGCCAAGGAATGCCTCAAGCAAATGAGCGCGGCAAAACGTTCCGTCGCTACGAAAGCCATAGAAGGTTCCTTGACAATTGGCGTGATTTCAACGGCTACCGCGATTGATTTTCCGGAAGTCCTCAGCCGCTTCCATGCGGTTCACCCGGCTGTAGGGATTAGCCTGCAATCCGGCGGTTCCGACACTTTCATCGAACAGATTAGGAAAGGTTCGATGGACGTTGCTCTGTTAGGGGTGTCGGCGGATACCGACTTGCATGGGTTGCGCAAGCATGAACTCATGCGCGAGCGGCTTGTCGCCGTTTTGCCGGTTGGCCATCGACTGGCTGGCAGAAGAAATCTGCACCTTTCGGAACTTTCGGGGGAGCCGTTCATCGATTTTCCCGCGGGTGGTCCTGGGCGCAGGCAGACTGATTTGGCGTTCCGCAAGGCCGGCCTCACCCGCACCGTGGCGTTTGAGGCGATGGAAGTCGGGCTCATGGTTGAGCTGGCCGCGCATGGCTTGGGTATCGCCCTTTTGCCGCCGGGTTCCGTCCCCGCTTCGCCCGGCATACGCGCGGTGCAGGTAATCGACGGGCCTACGCGGGTGCAATATCTTGCGTGGAGCCAGTACAATTCCACTGCTGCCGCCCAGGCGTTCGTGGATGATTGCATCTCCTTCGCCGACCCGCTTCTCTCGCTCTCCCGTTCGCCAAAGCGCGACTAG
- a CDS encoding EamA family transporter, whose amino-acid sequence MSISKPSSSQTGTQPSNHRSRPSSEIKWTLLTALSPIVWGTTYLSTTALLPAGHPLFSGLMRSLSAGIIGLIITRRLPHGSWWWKSLILGVLNMAMFFPLLFVTAQHLPGGVAATFTAAQPILITLLAPPLLHQSFSKRGFVWGLAGLAGVACVVLGPGAKLDVIGIISGILANAGMAAGITLTKRWGQPENTSAMAMTSWQLTWAGIVLLIPAFCIDGVPSGIGTKAVCGYLWLGLIGGLATYTIWTAGIRRLPVTSTGMLGLLSPLTAAALGVLLAGETLTPIQILGFIIALAAMLFGQSTTQSKKDIG is encoded by the coding sequence ATGAGCATATCAAAACCGTCTTCGTCCCAAACCGGCACGCAACCAAGCAACCATCGCAGCCGCCCAAGCAGTGAAATCAAATGGACATTGTTGACGGCGCTATCGCCAATCGTATGGGGCACGACCTACCTGAGTACCACGGCTTTGCTGCCAGCCGGTCACCCGCTGTTTTCGGGCCTGATGCGTTCACTGTCCGCAGGCATCATCGGCCTGATCATCACCCGCCGCCTGCCGCACGGTTCGTGGTGGTGGAAGAGCCTCATCTTGGGTGTGCTCAATATGGCCATGTTCTTCCCGCTGCTTTTCGTCACCGCGCAACACCTGCCCGGCGGCGTCGCCGCAACGTTCACTGCGGCGCAACCAATTCTCATCACTCTCTTGGCCCCACCCTTGCTGCACCAATCGTTCTCAAAACGCGGTTTCGTCTGGGGTCTTGCGGGACTTGCCGGGGTGGCCTGCGTCGTCCTCGGACCGGGAGCCAAACTCGATGTCATCGGCATAATCTCAGGCATACTCGCCAACGCAGGCATGGCAGCCGGCATCACACTCACCAAACGCTGGGGCCAACCCGAAAACACCTCGGCCATGGCAATGACCAGCTGGCAACTGACTTGGGCGGGTATCGTATTGCTCATCCCGGCATTCTGCATTGACGGCGTGCCCTCGGGAATTGGGACCAAAGCCGTCTGCGGATACCTTTGGCTGGGGCTTATCGGAGGATTGGCCACATATACGATTTGGACGGCCGGCATCCGCCGCCTTCCGGTCACTTCCACCGGCATGCTCGGCCTGCTCTCCCCGCTTACCGCCGCGGCGCTCGGTGTGTTGCTCGCCGGAGAAACCCTTACGCCGATTCAGATTCTAGGTTTCATCATCGCTCTTGCGGCCATGCTTTTCGGGCAATCGACAACGCAAAGCAAGAAGGATATCGGCTGA
- the nhaA gene encoding Na+/H+ antiporter NhaA codes for MRFARDGRKSGALMLAAAILGLVLANLPMSAGIYRFLSEYRPPIALPGLTMSVGDWARDGLLAIFFLVVGLDLKCELTTGSLSRARDAMVPVLAAIGGVATPALLYLAVNAGSPQTLRGWTVPTATDIAFSVAVLAMAGGAGALRLRPFLTTLAVADDVIGILLIAVVYAHSGSVWALLGLAVCLAVWFGLVRCRRVIWIVAVPIALLAWHAALLAGIHPTIAGVALGLLVPGRPVRGEVRARTERWSNFIGPFSSLLVLPIFAFFAMGVSLQGMGIGSLVGPVFLGVFLGLVVGKPVGVSIVVGICRLCGLATSSDQDSQAAAPSRLERLGVAQLCGIGFTVAFLMADLAFADPVHAGIAKTAVLAGSVVAALIGSAELIIARRSCNHQSATA; via the coding sequence TTGCGTTTCGCGCGGGATGGCAGAAAATCCGGTGCGTTGATGCTGGCTGCTGCAATCCTAGGCCTGGTCTTGGCGAACTTGCCGATGTCGGCTGGCATCTATCGTTTTCTCTCCGAATATCGTCCGCCGATTGCGTTGCCTGGGCTGACGATGAGCGTTGGCGATTGGGCTCGCGACGGGCTTTTGGCGATATTCTTCCTTGTGGTCGGCCTTGATCTGAAGTGCGAACTGACTACGGGTTCGCTTTCGCGGGCGCGTGATGCGATGGTCCCTGTTCTGGCGGCAATCGGGGGAGTCGCCACGCCTGCTCTCCTTTATTTGGCGGTGAACGCCGGCTCACCTCAAACCTTACGAGGCTGGACGGTGCCGACCGCGACTGATATCGCCTTTTCCGTTGCGGTGCTTGCCATGGCAGGCGGTGCCGGTGCGCTACGGCTTCGGCCGTTTCTTACGACGTTGGCTGTGGCCGATGACGTGATTGGCATTCTTTTGATTGCTGTGGTCTATGCGCATAGCGGCAGTGTTTGGGCGTTGCTGGGACTTGCCGTCTGTCTCGCTGTGTGGTTCGGATTGGTGCGTTGCCGTCGTGTTATATGGATCGTGGCCGTGCCGATTGCCCTGTTGGCTTGGCATGCGGCGCTTTTGGCCGGTATTCATCCGACCATCGCCGGAGTTGCCTTGGGGCTGCTGGTGCCGGGGCGTCCGGTTCGTGGAGAAGTTCGGGCGAGAACGGAACGTTGGTCGAATTTTATCGGTCCCTTCTCGTCATTGCTGGTGTTGCCGATTTTCGCGTTTTTCGCGATGGGTGTCTCTCTGCAAGGCATGGGCATCGGCTCGTTGGTTGGTCCCGTTTTTCTGGGCGTGTTCCTCGGGTTGGTTGTGGGTAAGCCGGTCGGGGTTTCCATCGTTGTGGGAATCTGCCGTTTATGTGGTCTGGCCACTTCCTCCGACCAAGATTCGCAGGCCGCCGCTCCCAGTCGGCTGGAACGTTTGGGCGTGGCCCAACTCTGCGGTATCGGTTTTACCGTTGCTTTTCTGATGGCCGATTTGGCGTTCGCTGATCCCGTTCACGCTGGTATCGCTAAAACCGCTGTTCTTGCAGGTTCCGTTGTCGCTGCACTTATTGGCAGCGCCGAATTGATAATCGCCAGAAGGTCTTGCAATCATCAATCCGCTACGGCGTGA